From Eptesicus fuscus isolate TK198812 chromosome 22, DD_ASM_mEF_20220401, whole genome shotgun sequence, a single genomic window includes:
- the TCHH gene encoding trichohyalin: MSPLLRSIFDITEVFNQYASHDCDGAALCKKDLKNLLEREFGAILRRPHDPETVDLILELLDRDCNGLVDFNEYLLFIFKVAQACYYALAEASGLEEEAKYEGKGAPLLDRRQEDQRRFDPRDRELEEERRQKRQERERELAEEEEQREKLERREQRLQRREREARREEQEELQERKGRAPEEFPDREEQRRERREQRERERQRLEEKLRKLQEEEQLPRRERQELRRERLEEEEEEEVEEQLQRLRRGRQEPLEQELRREQEERREQELRREQEPRLEQKLRREQEERREQELRREQELRREQEPRLEQLRREQEQEPLLEQLRREQELRREQEERREQELRREQEPRLEKLRREQEERREQELRREQEERREQELRREQEPRLEKKLRREQEERREQLLRREREQELRREQEPRLEKLRREQEERREQELRREQLLRREQEPRLEKKLRREQEERREQEERREQELRREQEPRLEKLRREQEERREQELRREQEPRLEKLRREQEERREQEERREQLLRREREPRLEQKLRREQEPLLEQLRREQEERREQQRRREQELAEEEELQEEARELGQSRALRWQRQLESEAEARQSKVYSRPRRQGPLRRRQEQEEEEERRLQEREQRLREREEDSQPLRQQRERRLRQEEEEQRLQRFERRPERQFREQEEQLQEEERRQEELLRDQKWRWQLEEEGQRRRHTVYSKPALREQLQREEEQLQREKRRQERERQYQEEEQLQREEERLQREKRRQERERQYQEEEQLQREEEQLQREKEQLLRKEREEKRRLQEEDRKLREEEQQRRRQERDRKLREEEQQLRRQERDRKFRAEEQLLQEREEQQRRRQELEQELRQEEEQLRRQERDRKLREEEQQLRRQELEQELRQEEQQLRRRERDRKFPEEEQLLQEREEEQRRRQERDRKFRAEEQLLQEREELQLRRQELEQELRQEEEQLRRQERDRKLREEEQQRRRQERDRKFRAEEQLLQEREELQLRRQELEQELRQEEEQLRRQERDRKLREEEQQRRRQERDRKFRAEEQLLQEREEQQRRRQERDRKFRAEEQLLQEREEQQRRRQELEQELRQERDRKLREEEQQLRRREVQEQLRRERDRKFREDRPLLQEPEEQLLRRREEQQLRDEQELRRRQERERKFREEEQLRQLEEAQRRGRGWEEKDKGRQQILESGKRPFASAPVRSSPLYEYIQEQRSQYRP; encoded by the exons atgtctccactTCTGAGAAGCATCTTCGATATCACTGAAGTTTTCAATCAATATGCCTCACATGATTGTGATGGGGCAGCACTATGCAAGAAAGACCTGAAGAACCTCCTTGAAAGGGAATTTGGAGCTATTCTTCGG cgaCCACATGATCCTGAAACGGTAGATTTGATCCTGGAACTTCTGGACCGCGACTGTAACGGGCTGGTAGATTTCAATGAGTACCTCCTGTTCATTTTCAAAGTGGCTCAAGCTTGTTACTACGCCCTGGCCGAGGCCTCCGGGCTGGAGGAGGAAGCCAAGTATGAGGGAAAGGGGGCCCCGTTACTAGATCGCAGGCAAGAAGACCAAAGGAGGTTTGATCCCCGGGACAGAGAGTTGGAAGAAGAACGCAGGCAGAAGAGGCAGGAACGAGAGAGGGAGCTCGCtgaggaagaggagcagagggagaagctAGAGAGGCGCGAGCAGCGGCTGCAAAGGCGAGAGCGGGAAGCGCGCCGCGAGGAGcaagaggagctgcaggagcgcAAGGGGCGGGCGCCTGAGGAGTTTCCCGACCGAGAAGAGCAAAGGCGAGAAAGGCGGGAGCAGCGAGAGCGAGAGCGCCAGCGCCTTGAGGAGAAACTGCGCAAGCTCCAGGAAGAGGAGCAGCTACCCCGGCGGGAACGgcaggagctgaggagggagcgcctggaggaggaggaagaggaagaggtggaAGAGCAGCTGCAGAGGCTTAGGCGCGGGCGCCAGGAGCCCTTGGAGCAGGAGCTGAGGCGGGAGCAGGAAGAGAGGCGAGAGCAGGAGCTGAGGCGCGAGCAGGAACCGCGCTTGGAACAGAAGCTGAGGCGGGAGCAGGAAGAGAGGCGAGAGCAGGAGCTGAGGCGCGAGCAGGAGCTGAGGCGGGAGCAGGAACCGCGCTTGGAGCAGCTCAGGCgcgagcaggagcaggagccgcTCTTGGAGCAGTTGAGGCGCGAGCAGGAGCTGAGGCGGGAGCAGGAAGAGAGGCGCGAGCAGGAGCTGAGGCGCGAGCAGGAACCCCGCTTGGAAAAGCTGAGGCGGGAGCAAGAAGAGAGGCGCGAGCAGGAGCTGAGGCGGGAGCAGGAAGAGAGGCGCGAGCAGGAGCTGAGGCGCGAGCAGGAACCCCGCTTGGAAAAGAAGCTGAGGCGGGAGCAGGAAGAGAGGCGAGAGCAACTGCTGAGGCGAGAACGGGAGCAGGAGCTGAGGCGCGAGCAGGAACCCCGCTTGGAAAAGCTGAGGCGGGAGCAGGAAGAGAGGCGCGAGCAGGAGCTGAGGCGAGAGCAACTGCTGAGGCGCGAGCAGGAACCCCGCTTGGAAAAGAAGCTGAGGCGGGAGCAGGAAGAGAGGCGGGAGCAGGAAGAGAGGCGAGAGCAGGAGCTGAGGCGCGAGCAGGAACCCCGCTTGGAAAAGCTGAGGCGGGAGCAGGAAGAGAGGCGAGAGCAGGAGCTGAGGCGCGAGCAGGAACCCCGCTTGGAAAAGCTGAGGCGGGAGCAGGAAGAGAGGCGGGAGCAGGAAGAGAGGCGGGAGCAGCTGCTGAGGCGCGAGAGGGAACCGCGCTTGGAACAGAAGCTGAGGCGGGAGCAGGAGCCGCTCTTGGAGCAGCTGAGGCGCGAGCAGGAGGAGCGGCGAGAGCAGCAGCGGAGGCGGGAGCAGGAGCTGGCTGAGGAGGAGGAACTGCAAGAAGAGGCCCGCGAGCTGGGCCAGAGCCGCGCCCTGCGGTGGCAGCGGCAGCTGGAAAGCGAGGCCGAAGCCCGGCAGAGCAAGGTCTACTCGAGGCCCCGCAGGCAGGGGCCCCTGAGGCGCcgccaggagcaggaggaagaggaggagaggcggCTGCAGGAGCGCGAGCAGCGGCTGCGGGAACGGGAGGAGGACTCCCAGCCCCTCCGACAGCAACGTGAGAGGCGGCTtcgccaggaggaggaggagcagcgcCTACAGAGATTCGAGAGGAGGCCGGAGCGGCAGTTCCGCGAGCAGGAGGAGCAGCTCCAGGAGGAAGAGCGGCGCCAGGAGGAGCTGCTCCGCGACCAAAAATGGAGGTGGCAACTAGAGGAGGAAGGCCAGAGACGCCGCCACACAGTGTACTCCAAACCTGCACTACGTGAGCAGCTGCAGCGCGAGGAGGAGCAGTTGCAGCGGGAGAAGAGGCGCCAGGAACGGGAGAGGCAGTatcaggaggaggagcagctgcaGCGCGAGGAGGAGCGGTTGCAGCGGGAGAAGAGGCGCCAGGAACGGGAGAGGCAGTatcaggaggaggagcagctgcaGCGCGAGGAGGAGCAGCTGCAGCGGGAGAAAGAGCAGCTgctgaggaaggaaagagaggagaaaagacgCCTTCAGGAAGAAGACAGAAAGCTCCGTGAGGAGGAACAGCAGCGGCGCCGCCAAGAGCGCGACAGAAAGCTCCGTGAGGAGGAACAGCAGCTGCGCCGCCAGGAGCGCGACAGAAAGTTCCGAGCGGAGGAACAGCTCCTCCAGGAACGGGAAGAACAGCAGCGGCGCCGCCAAGAGCTCGAGCAAGAGCTTCGCCAGGAGGAAGAGCAGTTGCGCCGCCAGGAGCGCGACAGAAAGCTCCGCGAGGAGGAACAGCAGCTGCGCCGCCAGGAGCTCGAGCAAGAGCTTCGCCAGGAGGAACAGCAGCTGCGCCGCCGGGAGCGCGACAGAAAGTTCCCTGAGGAAGAACAGCTCCTCCAGGAACGGGAAGAAGAGCAGCGGCGCCGCCAGGAGCGCGACAGAAAGTTCCGAGCGGAGGAACAGCTCCTCCAGGAACGGGAAGAACTGCAGCTGCGTCGCCAAGAGCTCGAGCAAGAGCTTCGCCAGGAGGAAGAGCAGTTGCGCCGCCAGGAGCGCGACAGAAAGCTCCGCGAGGAGGAACAGCAGCGGCGCCGCCAGGAGCGCGACAGAAAGTTCCGTGCGGAGGAACAGCTCCTCCAGGAACGGGAAGAACTGCAGCTGCGTCGCCAAGAGCTCGAGCAAGAGCTTCGCCAGGAGGAAGAGCAGTTGCGCCGCCAGGAGCGCGACAGAAAGCTCCGCGAGGAGGAACAGCAGCGGCGTCGTCAGGAGCGCGACAGAAAGTTCCGAGCGGAGGAACAGCTCCTCCAGGAACGGGAAGAACAGCAGCGGCGCCGCCAGGAGCGCGACAGAAAGTTCCGAGCGGAGGAACAGCTCCTCCAGGAACGGGAAGAACAGCAGCGGCGCCGCCAGGAACTCGAACAAGAGCTTCGCCAGGAGCGCGACAGAAAGCTCCGCGAGGAGGAACAGCAGCTGCGCCGCCGGGAAGTCCAGGAACAGCTTCGCCGGGAACGCGACAGAAAGTTCCGTGAAGATCGACCGCTCCTCCAGGAACCGGAAGAACAGCTACTACGTCGCCGAGAAGAGCAGCAGCTGCGGGACGAGCAAGAACTGAGGCGCCGGCAGGAACGGGAGAGGAAATTCCGGGAAGAAGAGCAGCTCCGCCAGCTGGAAGAGGCGCAGAGGCGCGGCCGCGGCTGGGAGGAAAAAGATAAGGGCCGTCAGCAGATTCTGGAGTCTGGCAAGCGTCCGTTTGCCAGTGCCCCGGTGCGCTCCAGCCCTCTCTATGAGTACATCCAAGAGCAAAGGTCCCAATACCGTCCTTAA